In Spirosoma aureum, a single genomic region encodes these proteins:
- a CDS encoding UDP-2,3-diacylglucosamine diphosphatase: MKSSTQFRTIVLSDIHLGTAGSKAKEATEFLRNYSCQKLILNGDIIDGWQLKQYGTWKKKHTAFFKTVLKQIVHYDTKVIYLRGNHDDFLDQIMPLKVGKNFSIRKDYTLASGTKKFYVTHGDVFDSITSQMKWLAYLGDLGYTFLLWVNKFYNQYRSWRGLPYYSLSQQIKGRIKQAVSYISDYEQKLTELARARNCDGIICGHIHQPAIHNFDGIIYMNSGDWVESLSALVEDHDGNWSLLYYTSDVDEDEEEKTLTNGAKTRIDPVLSVQAD, translated from the coding sequence ATGAAATCAAGTACGCAGTTTCGCACAATCGTGCTCTCTGACATTCATCTTGGCACCGCTGGATCGAAAGCTAAAGAGGCTACCGAATTTCTGCGAAATTACTCCTGTCAGAAGCTTATTCTCAATGGTGATATCATTGATGGCTGGCAACTGAAACAGTATGGTACCTGGAAAAAGAAACATACTGCTTTTTTTAAAACGGTTTTAAAGCAAATCGTTCACTACGATACAAAAGTCATTTATCTACGCGGTAATCATGACGACTTTCTGGACCAGATAATGCCGCTTAAAGTGGGTAAGAATTTTTCGATACGCAAAGATTACACGCTCGCTTCCGGAACCAAAAAGTTTTACGTCACTCATGGTGATGTTTTTGACTCCATTACGTCGCAAATGAAATGGCTGGCTTATCTGGGCGATCTGGGCTATACATTTTTGCTTTGGGTCAATAAATTTTATAATCAATATCGCTCCTGGCGTGGCTTGCCGTATTACTCTCTTTCCCAACAGATTAAAGGACGAATTAAACAGGCTGTCAGCTATATCTCCGATTACGAACAAAAACTCACCGAATTAGCTCGGGCCCGAAACTGCGATGGCATTATCTGCGGACACATTCACCAGCCAGCCATCCACAACTTCGATGGTATCATTTATATGAACTCCGGCGACTGGGTCGAATCCCTTAGCGCCCTCGTTGAAGATCACGATGGTAACTGGAGCTTACTCTACTACACGTCGGATGTGGATGAAGACGAAGAAGAAAAGACTCTTACGAATGGCGCCAAAACAAGAATTGATCCAGTACTGAGTGTTCAGGCCGATTAA
- a CDS encoding RNA polymerase sigma factor: MLRLIPFFTTESQLIAALKRGEGRAHKVVYERFAGKMLAVCTRYCANRDDAEEVMLDGFMRVFEKISQFREDGSFEGWIRRIMVTESLMFLRKNKQWRQEIPIEEVTVEPDYEWADTALNENELLRMVNQLPDGYRTIFNLYAIEGYAHAEIAEMLGISEGTSKSQLSRARTMLQANLRKLEQEPGRRGQTEHYEKTYRKASN, from the coding sequence ATGCTCCGACTTATACCGTTTTTTACGACCGAATCGCAGCTGATTGCTGCCTTGAAGCGTGGCGAAGGCCGTGCTCACAAGGTCGTTTATGAACGGTTTGCGGGTAAAATGCTGGCAGTATGCACACGCTACTGCGCTAACCGTGATGACGCCGAAGAAGTTATGTTGGATGGGTTTATGCGTGTGTTTGAAAAGATCAGCCAGTTTCGGGAGGATGGTAGTTTCGAGGGTTGGATTCGGCGAATCATGGTGACTGAATCGCTGATGTTTCTTCGGAAGAACAAACAATGGCGACAGGAGATACCCATTGAAGAGGTAACCGTCGAGCCTGACTATGAGTGGGCCGATACGGCTCTCAATGAAAATGAATTGCTGCGTATGGTCAATCAACTACCCGATGGCTACCGGACAATTTTTAACCTGTATGCGATTGAAGGGTATGCACATGCTGAAATTGCCGAGATGCTAGGCATTTCGGAGGGAACGTCGAAATCACAGTTAAGCCGTGCCCGAACTATGTTGCAAGCGAATTTACGAAAACTGGAACAGGAACCGGGACGCCGGGGACAGACCGAACACTATGAAAAAACATACCGAAAAGCCTCCAATTGA
- a CDS encoding acetyltransferase, which translates to MENPVLIFGAGSLGLTALDLFQRNNVVVYGLLDDNKELHGKEFGEVSVLGETDDDGFLKLIGQKCEAFVAIGDGRVRKRLVKMLNERRKVQPVNAIHESAVVSRMATIGHGNLIAARAVVNPFASVGQHCIIQSGAVIESQAKLGDYVQVGTGSIINSGVIVEEGAFIGTGATIIAGVTIGKNARIGAGSVVVENVGANTTVFGNPASKL; encoded by the coding sequence ATGGAGAATCCAGTGCTTATTTTCGGAGCCGGGAGCCTAGGCCTGACCGCTTTAGATCTATTCCAGCGTAATAACGTGGTCGTATACGGCCTTCTGGATGACAATAAAGAATTGCATGGCAAAGAATTCGGAGAAGTCTCTGTATTAGGCGAAACCGACGACGATGGCTTTCTAAAGCTTATTGGTCAGAAATGCGAAGCGTTCGTTGCGATTGGTGACGGACGTGTTCGTAAACGGCTAGTCAAGATGCTGAACGAACGGCGTAAGGTTCAGCCTGTTAATGCCATTCATGAAAGTGCAGTTGTATCACGAATGGCAACAATTGGTCACGGAAACCTGATTGCTGCCCGAGCTGTCGTAAACCCATTTGCCAGCGTTGGCCAGCATTGTATCATTCAATCGGGGGCCGTTATCGAGAGCCAGGCTAAACTTGGCGACTACGTTCAGGTTGGAACGGGAAGTATAATAAACAGCGGTGTGATCGTTGAAGAAGGGGCTTTTATTGGCACAGGAGCGACGATCATTGCCGGGGTGACCATCGGGAAGAATGCCCGCATTGGAGCGGGCTCAGTGGTCGTAGAGAACGTTGGGGCCAACACGACCGTATTCGGTAATCCGGCCAGCAAGCTGTAG
- a CDS encoding Rossmann-fold NAD(P)-binding domain-containing protein, with protein sequence MNQETVSIIGCGWIGLPLAERLVSAGHRVKGSTTSAEKAVLLRRKGIDASQLQLNPEPVGNLSTLLQADTLLIDIPPKAARMGDDFHPKQIRYLVDSIRQSSINHVIYVSSTSVYPELNRVVTETDVTEPEQSSAPALVMAELLVQELEPDRSVTILRCGGLMGYDRIPGKYIAGKTVDSGAVPVNYLHRDDAVGILNALILQKNTGIFNAVAPIHPTREAIYRKSCADFGYDLPTFVEPEKPVDYKIISPDKLLNAIEYPFLYPDPLLFLYK encoded by the coding sequence ATGAATCAGGAAACGGTTTCGATAATTGGCTGTGGATGGATAGGGTTGCCTCTGGCTGAGCGACTGGTAAGTGCAGGTCACCGCGTAAAAGGAAGCACTACATCTGCTGAAAAGGCAGTTTTATTGCGCCGGAAAGGAATAGATGCGAGTCAATTGCAGCTAAATCCTGAGCCAGTTGGCAACCTTTCCACATTGCTGCAGGCAGATACACTCCTTATTGATATACCGCCCAAGGCGGCACGAATGGGTGATGACTTTCACCCAAAGCAGATACGTTATCTGGTGGATAGCATTCGGCAATCGTCAATAAACCATGTTATTTATGTAAGCTCAACGTCTGTTTACCCTGAGTTGAACCGGGTTGTCACGGAAACCGATGTAACAGAACCCGAACAATCGTCGGCTCCAGCTTTAGTTATGGCTGAACTGTTGGTACAGGAACTTGAACCAGATCGGTCCGTAACGATTCTCCGATGTGGAGGATTGATGGGCTATGATCGAATTCCTGGTAAATATATTGCCGGAAAAACGGTAGATAGTGGGGCCGTTCCGGTTAATTACCTGCACCGTGACGATGCAGTTGGTATCTTAAACGCGTTAATTCTGCAAAAAAACACTGGGATTTTTAACGCCGTCGCTCCAATACATCCTACACGCGAGGCAATCTACCGCAAAAGTTGCGCAGATTTTGGGTATGATCTGCCAACGTTTGTTGAGCCTGAAAAACCGGTCGATTACAAAATTATCAGCCCGGACAAATTGCTGAACGCTATAGAATATCCCTTCCTTTATCCAGACCCTTTGTTATTTCTGTATAAGTAG
- the fcl gene encoding GDP-L-fucose synthase, which produces MEKKARIYVAGHRGMVGSAIVRKLHAEGYENIITRTSSQLDLRNQAAVASFFAEEKPDFVFLAAAKVGGIMANNIYRAEFLYDNLLIESNIIHSAYETGVTKLLFLGSSCIYPKMAPQPLKEEYLLSGFLEPTNEPYAIAKITGIKLCEAYRSQYGCNFISAMPTNLYGPNDNYDLQGSHVLPALIRKFHEAKINDQPSVEVWGTGSPKREFLHADDLADACFYLMEHYNDELFVNIGTGEDVTIRELAEMVKETVGFEGELRWNTDKPDGTPRKLMDVSRLHAMGWKHTTELREGIERTYQDFLANEVLYVE; this is translated from the coding sequence GTGGAAAAAAAGGCTCGCATTTACGTTGCCGGACACCGGGGGATGGTCGGTTCAGCTATTGTTCGCAAGTTACATGCCGAAGGGTATGAAAATATAATTACCCGCACGTCATCTCAATTAGATCTACGAAATCAGGCGGCTGTAGCCAGTTTTTTCGCCGAAGAAAAGCCCGATTTCGTGTTTCTGGCAGCTGCCAAAGTTGGGGGCATTATGGCCAATAACATTTATCGTGCTGAGTTTCTTTACGATAACCTGTTAATTGAGTCGAACATTATTCATAGTGCCTACGAAACAGGGGTTACCAAGTTGCTATTTCTGGGTTCGTCGTGTATCTACCCCAAAATGGCTCCGCAACCACTCAAAGAAGAGTATTTGCTGAGCGGTTTTCTGGAACCGACCAATGAACCTTATGCCATCGCCAAAATTACAGGTATTAAACTCTGTGAAGCTTACAGAAGTCAGTATGGCTGTAATTTTATTTCAGCTATGCCAACAAATTTATATGGCCCCAATGATAACTACGACTTACAGGGATCGCACGTATTGCCAGCTCTGATTCGTAAGTTCCATGAAGCCAAAATCAATGATCAGCCATCGGTCGAAGTTTGGGGTACAGGCTCACCAAAACGTGAATTCCTCCATGCCGATGACCTTGCCGACGCTTGCTTTTACCTGATGGAGCATTATAACGATGAGCTGTTTGTGAACATAGGTACGGGCGAAGACGTAACCATCCGTGAACTGGCCGAAATGGTCAAAGAAACGGTTGGCTTTGAAGGCGAGTTACGCTGGAATACTGATAAACCGGATGGCACTCCACGTAAACTCATGGATGTTTCGCGGCTTCACGCGATGGGCTGGAAACATACAACCGAGCTTCGCGAAGGAATAGAGCGTACCTATCAGGATTTTCTGGCGAACGAGGTTCTGTACGTCGAGTAG
- a CDS encoding DUF420 domain-containing protein: METLQPLQEQKANRIINILSLAIPIAVAVLLGIRQKVDLGDWTTYLPHINGIINSITSVLLLVGLYFIRQKNVEAHKRTMLSAFTLGSLFLVSYVLYHLTNESTPFGGQGWVRPVYYFLLISHIVLSVVVVWFVLRAVYFALSGQIQKHKQIVKYTFPIWLYVSITGVVVYLMIKPYYIH, translated from the coding sequence ATGGAAACGCTGCAGCCTCTTCAGGAGCAAAAAGCCAACCGGATTATTAACATCTTATCGTTAGCCATTCCGATTGCCGTAGCTGTACTTTTAGGTATTCGCCAAAAGGTTGATCTTGGCGATTGGACAACGTACTTACCGCATATCAACGGGATTATTAACTCTATAACCTCAGTATTGCTGCTTGTAGGTCTATATTTTATTCGGCAAAAAAACGTTGAGGCCCACAAACGTACGATGTTGTCGGCCTTTACACTGGGTTCATTATTTCTGGTGAGCTACGTGTTATACCATTTAACAAACGAATCGACGCCATTTGGTGGACAAGGATGGGTACGGCCAGTGTACTACTTTTTGCTGATATCTCACATTGTGCTGTCAGTCGTGGTCGTCTGGTTTGTGTTGCGGGCGGTATATTTTGCGCTGAGCGGCCAAATCCAAAAGCATAAACAGATTGTAAAATATACGTTTCCAATCTGGCTGTATGTTAGTATTACAGGCGTAGTTGTCTATCTTATGATTAAACCGTATTATATCCATTAA
- a CDS encoding outer membrane beta-barrel protein, protein MLRLIASAILLIASYSVQAAPEHLADSLVIRFANRTRLVIYAPDKASIQALSSYDLNKIVREMSMKLDSVPGGETAISQDGGRYLKDTVLVVTKKKDGVSIVINTSDTTQSDSLRNRRDYKRSTVRRGINSWSRGIDFQIGLNTFLNQSAVAAYPSDLYSLKPLGSRYFAVAFSQRPTLINGKRAKFSLYYALEASWNNYMFENNVVAQKGTAQVEFNQYPEQLKKSKLTTFALQLPVVPRISFYNGSGRKVFHLGVGGFIGYRLDSYTKIKRQSNDKEHEHSNFYLNDFRYGLVGHIGIVRTSLFVKYDLNPVFQEGKGPDVRTLSFGITF, encoded by the coding sequence ATGCTGAGACTGATTGCTTCGGCAATTTTACTTATAGCATCGTATAGTGTTCAGGCAGCCCCCGAACACCTGGCCGATTCGCTGGTAATCCGGTTTGCTAACCGTACCCGACTCGTCATTTATGCGCCGGATAAAGCCTCAATACAGGCACTATCCAGCTATGATCTTAATAAGATTGTCCGTGAGATGAGCATGAAGCTCGATTCTGTGCCGGGTGGAGAAACGGCGATTTCTCAGGACGGTGGTCGGTATTTGAAGGATACTGTATTGGTAGTTACGAAGAAGAAAGATGGCGTATCGATTGTAATAAATACCAGCGATACGACCCAATCTGATTCCTTACGAAATCGCCGGGATTATAAACGGTCGACAGTCAGGCGGGGTATCAACTCATGGTCGCGGGGCATCGATTTTCAGATTGGCCTCAATACGTTTCTAAATCAGTCTGCGGTTGCTGCTTACCCAAGTGATTTATATTCGTTAAAGCCGTTGGGTTCACGGTACTTTGCCGTTGCTTTTTCACAGCGACCAACATTGATAAATGGTAAGCGGGCAAAGTTTAGCCTGTACTATGCGCTTGAAGCGTCCTGGAACAACTATATGTTTGAAAATAATGTGGTAGCTCAGAAGGGGACAGCGCAGGTTGAATTCAACCAATATCCAGAGCAACTGAAAAAAAGCAAGCTAACAACTTTTGCTCTGCAACTGCCGGTTGTGCCCCGTATAAGCTTCTATAACGGATCAGGTCGTAAGGTTTTTCATCTGGGTGTGGGTGGATTTATTGGTTACCGACTGGATAGCTATACAAAGATCAAGCGCCAGAGCAACGACAAAGAGCATGAACATTCCAATTTTTACCTGAATGATTTTCGCTACGGTTTAGTTGGGCATATAGGTATTGTGCGCACGAGTCTATTTGTTAAATATGACCTAAATCCGGTTTTCCAGGAAGGGAAAGGTCCAGACGTGCGCACATTGAGCTTTGGCATAACGTTTTAA
- a CDS encoding glycosyltransferase family protein, whose translation MRVLFLVQGEGRGHLTQALSLAQILNIAGHEVIGALVGVTAERGVPAFFSDKFTAPITPIFSPGLVYNAGTNELEPGKTTIQAIRYARPFWRSLKQVRDTIETQRPDVVVNFYEMLGGLTYAFLRPSVPMICIAHQYFAFHSNFQRPKGQWFYRQAFKLNTRLTCFRAHELLALSFDKQADEPSQRIRVVPPLLRQEITDMKPSTGDFLLAYVTQPGLKVELMKAHQQHPEVRMDGFHSGVTVPDEVIDDTLTYHAIDGKRFLDFMSRCKAIVTTAGFESVCEAAYLGKPALMIPQPNHFEQSCNAIDGQRAGVGIASDRFDLDQLLDYLPRYDAQVSERFRAWHAQGYFLFLAALNRAIAPKRKSHGGFFRTRVRHILRS comes from the coding sequence ATGCGCGTTTTATTTTTAGTACAGGGAGAAGGACGAGGCCATTTAACCCAGGCATTATCACTGGCACAGATCCTGAATATAGCCGGCCATGAAGTCATAGGAGCGCTCGTGGGCGTCACAGCCGAAAGAGGTGTTCCAGCGTTTTTTAGTGATAAATTTACGGCACCAATCACACCAATATTCAGTCCTGGGCTGGTTTATAATGCGGGTACGAATGAACTCGAACCCGGTAAGACAACAATTCAGGCAATTCGGTATGCCCGCCCTTTCTGGCGTAGCCTAAAGCAGGTCCGGGATACGATTGAAACACAACGACCAGACGTAGTTGTCAATTTCTATGAAATGCTGGGAGGCTTAACCTATGCATTCCTTCGCCCCTCGGTGCCGATGATTTGTATTGCTCATCAGTACTTCGCTTTCCATTCCAATTTTCAGCGGCCAAAAGGTCAGTGGTTCTACCGGCAGGCGTTCAAATTAAACACTCGACTAACCTGTTTCAGAGCGCATGAATTACTAGCGTTATCGTTCGATAAACAGGCCGATGAACCGAGCCAGCGTATTCGCGTTGTTCCGCCACTGCTCCGCCAGGAAATCACGGATATGAAGCCATCAACGGGCGATTTTTTATTGGCCTATGTAACACAGCCCGGTTTGAAAGTTGAACTGATGAAAGCACATCAGCAACATCCTGAAGTCAGGATGGACGGCTTTCATTCGGGTGTGACCGTTCCTGACGAAGTGATTGATGATACATTAACCTACCATGCAATTGACGGAAAACGGTTTCTGGATTTTATGTCGCGCTGTAAGGCCATTGTGACAACAGCAGGTTTTGAGTCAGTATGTGAAGCGGCTTACCTGGGTAAGCCCGCACTTATGATTCCTCAACCAAATCATTTCGAGCAGTCCTGTAACGCAATCGATGGACAGCGGGCAGGTGTTGGCATTGCTTCTGACCGATTTGACCTCGACCAGTTATTAGATTATTTGCCCCGTTATGATGCTCAGGTCAGTGAGCGTTTTCGGGCGTGGCACGCGCAAGGCTATTTTCTATTTCTAGCGGCATTGAACCGGGCTATAGCACCTAAACGCAAATCGCACGGAGGGTTCTTCCGGACGCGGGTCAGGCATATTTTACGGTCATAA